In the Leptospira barantonii genome, TGCGCAATATCAACTCAATCAAAATTGTCTTTGCTAATCTTTACATTTTTGTGTTCTCAAGAGCACCTCTACTCTTAAGAACCTCTCTATCGCAGTATATATGTTGTTAAAGAACTATCGCGTTTCCCGAAGACAAAACAAAAAAGGAGAATGGAAACCATTCGCCCTTTTGACTTTACTCCAGTTGTTCGCTGAAAACTTCACCCGGATGGGTAAAGCGTCGTAAAAACCAATCTATAAAATCGAACGGACCCGGCAAGCAATTATTGTAAAAATTATTCCGAATTCCGAGTGAAATCGAAGAAATTTTTTCGAAAATTCCCCCGAAAATCGGTTTTGAAAAAGCGGCTCCACGCCTCTCCTCGGGTCAATTTCTTGCATGGGATCGCATTTTTTAATAGACTATTTGGTCTATTAAAATGAATTCATATTTTTGAATATATTAAAATTAGAATAAACTCAGCTCGAGGCAATCCGTCAATCAGCCGTAGTCATCTTCACCAAAGAATCGGATCCTTATACATTCTTTCGCGTTGAATCGGATCAAAGAACACGGTAAGATGATTTGTGAATAACTTACATCGATTCTCTTCTAAGATGCGAGTGACGCCGATAAAGATTCGTTTTCCATTCTCCAGAATTAACTCGAGATCCTGAGGATAATCGTTTCGAGAGTAAGAATGAAACAACACACGATGACTGTCTTCGATGTATCTCCAATGAAGCCGAACGTCGACGATCGGGGAAGAATCGATTTGTTTTCTCCAAAGATCGCGGGCTTCGTGAAGTTGTTCCTCGTCGTCCTTTGGAAAAACGGCCACGACGGTTTTTACGGAAATGCCAAAACCCCATCGAAGGGAGAATTCATCCTCGAAGCCGAAACGATGAATCCTCTGATCCGATGTGAAAAGATAAACCGATCTGGAAACACTATGAGCACTTTCGAATATTTCAAAAGTTCCGTAATACTGCACGTTCTCGATCTTTTGTCCGATCAATTCCCTGCATCTTTGTTCCAAAGCGAGTTCGCTTTTCATTCTTCGTCGTCTTTATCCTTGGTTTCGAGAATTCTCTTCAAATCGTAAACGGTTTCCGAATATAAAATCGGATTCACTTTTTGTAATGAATGCAATCTGAAATCCTCTTCTCCCCTCGGTTCGTCGTAGACGTAACTTCCCGTTTTGATCGATCCGGAATTTACGAAGAAGAATTCTTTAATCGTGACTTTTTCGTCGTAGTCGTAGCTACTTACGTTCATCCCTTCGAGTTTTACGAAAACCTCGATTTCTTCGCCCGGAAATACCTTTTTATACGAGGAAACCTCGCCCGCGTCCACGACCGAACCCCTTCTCCATCCGTATTTTTTAGCGCGGTATTTGAACGTACTTCCCGAAATTTCCCCGTCCTCGAATTGGCGGGACATCGTCTTATCCTTATCGCCGTCGGGAACGAGATGGATCGGGCGATTCAACTGAGGAAATGTCGGTTTAACGTCCTTCGTTTTAAATTTTTCGGCCCAATCCTTTTTCTCCACTTCGCTTAACAAATACGGATGAACCAAATAGATCTTCGCTTTTTCGTCGATCGTTACGGGTTTGTCTTCGATTGTAAGAATTTTATCGCCGTCCAAGTGAAACCGATTCGTTTCGACTTTTCCTTTGGAATCGAACGTCCAGACGAAATTCTGTGCACACGCGTTCGCCACGGGATTTTTGAGATAGAATTCCTTCCAATCCGCCACGGACCATTTTCTTTGTACGACCATGGAGTTTTCCAGGTTTCCGGAGAATTGACGAGCGGTTTCCTTTAAAAGAGAATTCTCCTCTTTTTGTTTTTTCTTTTCGGTTTCGTTTTGTTTCGGCGGGGTTTTGACCGGTTTGCCGTCCCCGTTCAGATATACAAAGGAAAGACTCGGTGAGATTTTCACAGTATATTCCGTTTTTGAAATATTCAATTTTTTGCTAAGACCTTTGAATCCGAAATCGGGCAACATTTTATCCTGAAGTTCGTACGGAGTCAGTCCCATTCCGAACGCGATCGATTCGAACGCTTCTTCGGCGGCCTCCCTTACGTTCGGGTATTTCGCTTTAAATTTTTGAGCGATCCAATCCAAAGCGAGGGCCGCGTCGAGAGAACGGATCAAACCCAAACAAGCGCATGCGTTTAGATTGGTTTCCTTGATCGCCAAGGTTTCGATCGTGGACACGATGGAATCGTTTCCTAAAATCCCAAGAACACCGATCGCAAAACGGTTCGGGGCCTTAAAACCTCCGTTCTTTAGGATCAGACCCAAAAGTTTTTCGGAAAATTCTTTGCAGGAATTTTTGTCCACGAGCGCGATCACGTCCCGCAATTCCTTGTCCACAACGATTTCCGAAACCGTTTTTTGTCTATGGAACAAATAACGAACCTCGTCCGCGCTTAAAGGCTTTTTATCCTTCCAGAAAATTTTCGGAAGTTTAGATTCGTCCAACCACTTCGCGATCGGTTTTTCGAGTTTTCCCAATTTCTTTGCGATATCGATCCGAGTTTTCGCTTCCGCAACCGAAATCGAATTCGGTTGATCGTAGATCAGATCCGAAGCCAAGTTTCGAACCGCGTCGTTCTTTTCAGTTTCGATCAAAACCTTCAGACCTTGGATCGATTTTGGAGTATTCAATAAGCTTAATATAAGAGCGCCGGCTTCTCGAACGTGAGATTGTTTTTCTTTTAAAAGTTCGATCGCTTTGGGAACGACCGTTTCTTCCGGCAATCTGCTCAGAGCCATACAAGCGGTTTCGCTTACTTTTTTGAATTCGCTCTTCGCGATTTCCCAACTCTTATCGTAATACTTGTTATAATCCAAGTTGGAAAGAATTTGGAACGCCTGTCTGAAATGACCCGCGATATCGTCGTTTTTGATCGTCATGTCCAAGGCTTCGCCGGCTATGTCGATTGCGGATTGACCGAGATACTTGACTGCGACCGCGGTCACCTTCAAATCCAAAACCTTCGTTTTTTCCACGTATGCGAATACTTCATCCTTGAGTGAGGAACCGAAATTCTTAAGAAGCCATTCTATGAACTCGGGAGTATTGTCCTCGTATCTGCGACCGTTCGTCAAGGACCAAGAGAATCGATACCCTCGATCTATGTTCGAGTTTTTCTTTTCGGAAATATAAACTAACACCGATTTGGCGAACTCGGAAGTTTTTTCAGAATATTTTTTAGGCATCGCCTCGTACAGATCGTACATCAACTCCGCTTTGCAGGAAACACAGTCTATATTCTCGAATCGATCGAGAATGATCGGTTCCAAAAGTTCCGGTTTGATTCGGGTAAGAATTCCGAACGTCTCCAACGGAATGTGTTTTTTACCGTCCGTTCCGTCGTATTCCTTGATCTTCGTGATCTCTTCGAGATGCGGTTCTATTTTTTTGAAATCCTCTCGGACATACAATTCCACGAAGGAAGAAGGTAAACTGTCCTTCAAAAACTGCGGCATCAATTCTTCCCCGTGATCCAAAAGATAACGTCCTATCGAAGTGACTTTTTTGTCTTCGGTGAATACGAAGTCGTCCACGTTATGCGTTCTTTCCGAAAGAATCGCGGCCTCGTCTTGTCCTTGTTGTTTGAGTGCGCTCAAAACGTCCGCAAACAGGGAAGAATCCTCCGGATGCGCCGTAACCTCCCTGCCCAACCATCGATAAAAACTTTCGAAA is a window encoding:
- a CDS encoding DUF4132 domain-containing protein, which encodes MIRNFIYQKGRSEKFFTIEVASDFKSIAILQGQKHGDAKKPEKETFASKELCEKKTETLVKAKLKEGYEEVPIGIKNVNPFDLKILADAKKQKSEKLKIDVNQSVDLMNEILTLEFLEDLEIHNVSEIPDRLGLLKNLNDLEIRDSKNLKTIPSSLGELTSLTRLTIERTGISTLPDSLGDLKNLTNLYVQHNEKLEGLPDCIGSLKSLKLLWASYNREGEDKKGKRPLTISNAIGNLENLDELNLCSNGLSELPSGLANLKNLTELELNFNLFKNIPECIFEMENLEVLQMIYCPIRSIPKEFTKLENLSRLELEGHEIKNVPEEILEEGVEAIREFLSDSPEKKETRSIVSEGADLKQSLESHKDSLDKFYRAVKGKMYQENTRKKFAELQKYLQGESDQVPQTVKDDLYYFQPITEVLSSFRNWSAVDHRILAYITQGSWAFDKNKKGFFESFYRWLGREVTAHPEDSSLFADVLSALKQQGQDEAAILSERTHNVDDFVFTEDKKVTSIGRYLLDHGEELMPQFLKDSLPSSFVELYVREDFKKIEPHLEEITKIKEYDGTDGKKHIPLETFGILTRIKPELLEPIILDRFENIDCVSCKAELMYDLYEAMPKKYSEKTSEFAKSVLVYISEKKNSNIDRGYRFSWSLTNGRRYEDNTPEFIEWLLKNFGSSLKDEVFAYVEKTKVLDLKVTAVAVKYLGQSAIDIAGEALDMTIKNDDIAGHFRQAFQILSNLDYNKYYDKSWEIAKSEFKKVSETACMALSRLPEETVVPKAIELLKEKQSHVREAGALILSLLNTPKSIQGLKVLIETEKNDAVRNLASDLIYDQPNSISVAEAKTRIDIAKKLGKLEKPIAKWLDESKLPKIFWKDKKPLSADEVRYLFHRQKTVSEIVVDKELRDVIALVDKNSCKEFSEKLLGLILKNGGFKAPNRFAIGVLGILGNDSIVSTIETLAIKETNLNACACLGLIRSLDAALALDWIAQKFKAKYPNVREAAEEAFESIAFGMGLTPYELQDKMLPDFGFKGLSKKLNISKTEYTVKISPSLSFVYLNGDGKPVKTPPKQNETEKKKQKEENSLLKETARQFSGNLENSMVVQRKWSVADWKEFYLKNPVANACAQNFVWTFDSKGKVETNRFHLDGDKILTIEDKPVTIDEKAKIYLVHPYLLSEVEKKDWAEKFKTKDVKPTFPQLNRPIHLVPDGDKDKTMSRQFEDGEISGSTFKYRAKKYGWRRGSVVDAGEVSSYKKVFPGEEIEVFVKLEGMNVSSYDYDEKVTIKEFFFVNSGSIKTGSYVYDEPRGEEDFRLHSLQKVNPILYSETVYDLKRILETKDKDDEE